The Melitaea cinxia chromosome 9, ilMelCinx1.1, whole genome shotgun sequence DNA segment ATTTTTAGTAAGGGTCCTGGGTAGAAAAACAATTTATGTTATAgattattttcagtttattttatatcaaaacataGTAAACTAACTTtgatttatactaatattataaagctaaagggTTTGTTGGAACGCGCAaatctcaaaaactactggttcgaattgaaaaaattatattcgtatTTGGTATTCCATTTACTAAGGAAGACTTTAGGctatatatttgtacattttttcttcaaatgaaGGCGAGCGAAACCGCGGTGTATAGTTAATATGTGAAATAATAGAGACAATTTTAGTTCAAGAAATCGCTCGATTTTTGTAAGACGAGTTTAGAATACAATCTCATCCACTTCGCTTATGAGGcgtgcaaaataaaaaaaaaggaatatttatattgtataaaatgtttcCAGCAACCAATATCAGAAAGCAGTGACGAAGGTCCACCGGCTCGGAAGTCAGCTACGCGTCTTTCTGGGCGGGTTGTTCCCAAGCAGGAGTGTACGCCTTCCGCTCCGCCTATGAGCGGTAAGTTAATACTATTTCTGCCTACTTCTCATATTTATATTTCCTTTTGCAATAATTGGCATGTAAAAATACCCAGGGTGAAATTGGTAACACTGTGAGTTTCTTAccgatttttctctgcagagTCTTCCTagatattccgaatcggtggtatcTTCACTTTagcaaataataatcacttaaaaaAGTAAATCTGTAAAATAACGTTTCGAAAGTACTTTTGAAGGCTATtcgaataaagttgtttttagattttgatttttcaccctttttcacgagaccgcgatcatcgtcgatagaataAATCTCAACGGCCTACCTTCCTAAGACTTCAGAAATTTCACTTCTGCCATGAGTGAATTGTAAACACAcacttttatattacaattatataatgaaacaacgttTTTGGACTCTGTTCCTcccatgaccatggttgctgtaaagtatccgaaacgtcgcgcatctaaaaacttaataaaccgcgataaaatccgaaaaagttgtttcattatattactatttatttatataataaaatcttttccGAAATCTTTTAGAATCTGAAAGTGCCCCAGAAACACCCCGAGCTCAGCCTCAACGCACCCCATCAGTAGTGTCTGCGGCATACGGAGGTTCTCCACGAATTAGACCCCGGCAACACAACTTTGTGGCTAAGAACTTCTACAAGAGAGAAACTTGTGGGCCCTGTGGGAAGACGTAAGCTACCATAACTTATAACGTATATAGATGTacttaacatacacacacggtagTCTCTTTCTAAGGTAATTTAATGCCTGTGTTTGAGATATCTGGATGATATTATACTTTCTTCTcatacataaaatcaaataaatcatAGTATTGGTGAGCATTGTACACAAAATTATCTTGATgtcaaacaatatatattatacatacatacatgatataattattgcatttatatatttatgtatatgtaaacaCATACGCATcacatttgtttatataatttatatgtttgtatgtgtgtatgtttaattgttgttttttgaACTCATTTATATACCACTGGCCCATCTACAAAGGAATAttcctttaattatttatcagtttgtctggaagagaattttttaacaataaaatcacCTGTTTTTACAATTTGTGAGCACATAAGTTGCTTGTAAGcgttaattttgttctttgtttTAATGTGCAATAAAGCACGATACGATTctgcctgtaataccccactgctgggcattggcattttactccatgtaggagaaggatcggagtttAATCCATCACCCTGTTCCACAACACAATTTGTGATATCACCAATTTATTATGGCATAGGAATCACTTAACAAAAAGGTAAGGCTGCACAGAACGCTGGATAGATATTAGTTAACGCGGCGGAGACTAATTTCTTAGTATTCGATAGATACACCGTGCGGGTGCCCAGTCCATCGTGCGGCAgagggagaaactcagagcagttcctagacttgcgacctaggtgtaggtttaaggagattcCTTTTGAGATGTACATCAATGCTCACCTTTACTGCTCGAGTTGTACGCCCTGCCTAGGcaaattatagatcgtaatTTAAACATTATGAACAATTAAtacgtttgcacaaattaattattgaaagagtctaggttaagctactagcaggatacaactgcatcgtgccaagccagagccaagattGCCTTAGCCACGGTTCCACCGGTCGTTTTATACAcctcagaataactcgagtaatataatgagtgagggtaggtgactatcgaacgatgtgctaggtggcgtgatcggtgcatctgtcgtttataaattccttgctaataTCGTACGACAGCGCAAGTGCCGACATATACATTAATATGTGGAGCAAAagctttgtacccctttttacgaaaattgcgcgaacggaggagtatgaaatttcgcacacctatagtttatatagagtagtgcagaatgctaatattttttttaattatgcataaaaaatacataagatcaataaaaaaaaagaaaacattactTGCACTGTATTTGatacgcatatatactcttcaattcaaacttatattttaaattaataatgctaCCGTATGTATTAACCGTGTTTAACAAACTAATTTACAGCATCAAGTTCGCAAAAGTGGGCGTGAAGTGTGAGCAGTGCCGTGCGCAGGCGCATCCCGAATGCCGGTCGTTGCTACCTTTGCCCTGCGTGCCCCCCGGCCGTGTGAATTCTACACAGGTACACATTACGATATAAAAACCTGTTTCTATATTCAAAATCTATCTCGTTCAATTACAAGtgtcatttttttatacgacttgAGTGGCAAATAAGCCTACAACCCACCTATTACCACtggttaccgtaacctatacacgcctgcaacactCTCTGGAGCTCGAGTTactttactcatcacaggaaaaCAATAgtacttaaaagcagtattatttagctgtaatcgtaagatacttccccagtcgggctgctccatattttgaaaaGGATAAATTCTGCTTTGCCCtacaataatgataataataaaaaagcaattaattatTCGGGGCTACACATAATTCTGTATACTATTATGGATCTAAAATAAAtagcataaaataatttagttaacTATTAGCTTTTTCTACTAAACAGGAAGGCAGTATAGCAGATTTCGCACCGTCCACTCCACCCATGGTGCCGGCTCTTCTAGTGCACTGCATCAATGAAGTGGAGAAGAGAGGTCTAAACGAACGCGGTATCTATCGTATTAGTGCAGTGGAGAAAGATGTTAAACGATTGAAGGTAAACTACAAGCCTTATGTCTACGAAACTTAttgataatactttttcttAGCGTGTGTATTGATGTATTAACGTTTCAATGGCTCTATTTATCGTTAGTTAGCAAAGGGGCATCTAAAGAAATAAcggcacattttttttttctaaagatatatGTATGTGCTACAAAAATTTACGGTTTTATTAGCTTAAGACATGTGTAGAAGGAAACCCTAAGGGAAGAACTACTTAAAAGCgttaatttttgaaatgtaaataaactgttttttattCTACCCAACTCCCTGTACTGTGTCCTTTGGATGTCCATAACCGGTCTGTTTTTGAGAACCGAGATTTTCCCGGTACTTTCGGttctatttagtttttattatataaaataaatgttatttttcaaaagtgtgctacaattaaacatttaagTATTTGTCGTTGAATTTTAAGTaacattgcaaaaaaaaataaaatcaaacagAATTTAATCACTCAGTCTTCTCTTCGACGTTCTCTTATTTTTCTATTGTCGTgtttagtagtaataaataagtCAAAAATTAGTAAGTATCATCTGCACGGCTACCGCCACGAGTTATTCATAGTAGATAGTAACATCTATCAACCTCACTAACATAATGGCATGAAACAGAAGGCACACAAAGTAAGCTCCGAATTTCCTGAACACCTTAATATCTTTGAGGTTTAAATTACAAATGAGGTCTTATTCATAGGTCATTTATAGAATAATGCAAAAATAGCTGCTAAAAAGTTCTGAATAGGATCAGACTATGTCTCCCATTTGGACATGAACTTCTTCGCAGACGTGAAATATTGTTTGCACCTTTGCAGAGGTGTCCTACAATATATACTTTGACTATTTGACTCGTATCATGGGATATTACGAGTATCTTTAGGTATCCTTTCGTCTCGTTTAGTATCGAAACGTTGATTCTACATGGGTTTTTACGGTCTATACAATGGGAAGATTTCTGAAGATCTCGTTTACATAGTTCCACTGTCATATTATTTCCATAGCTGCCTTCTCTTCAGTTCATGCTATTAATCTCATCACGTGGATACCCTGTTTGCGTCTTAGTTCGCTTTAGTATGAATTGCAATAAATTTTCCGAGAGTACCGAAAGAACCTCCCGCTTCTGAAATTTGATTTTCCGGTTCTTTTTGACTGAACAAAGAATCAGGAAGTCCCGGCTCTGTCGAAACCAAGATTTCTTGGTTCTGAACCCTACGGTCCCATACCGTGTCCATACTAGCTTGACACACACATTGTTTCGCTCGCCAATGTGAATTTAGTATATATACCAGAAcacttgtaataattattaactaatAACTTGCCCCAAAACATTACTCGCATGTCTAACTTGGGACCTTGATTACTACTACTTGTTCAAACTGCCAGTTTTTATACAGGAACGTTTCCTCCGCGGCTGTGGATCCCCTCAACTATCAACAGAAGACATTCACATAGTATGCGGATGTATCAAGGACTTCATACGTTCGCTACGAGAGCCTCTAGTGTCAAGTGCTCTGTGGGCCGACTTTATGGATGCGGCCAAATTATCTGAGCCCGCCGATGCAACAGCGGCTATCATACAAGCCGTGAGCCAATTGCCTCAGCCGAATAGAGACACGTTGGCTTTCTTAGTGTTACATTTGCAGAAGTAAGTACATTTGGAACAAATATAAGTTATATCAAAGTAAGCAATTATCGGAGTCGAAACCAGAGTCGAAGTAGGAGGCAGTTAAACAAGTAGCTTACGAGACGAAGTTATTTGccgactttataaaaaaaaatcaatataatttaacttgaaatcaattttgtttataaGAACGTATAACTATAGTAACTATGTCTTAACCTTTTCCAGTGATAAGATTTCTTATAATTGATCCATAAAATGatattgctaattttttttattttattaccagAGTAGCCGAAAGTCCCGAATGTGAGATGGGTATAGATAACTTGGCGAAGATATTCGGTCCAACGGTTGTTGGGTACGGGATGATGACGCAAGCAGCAGAAATGTATACCGCAACAGCGCAAATGTTTaatgtaagtatatttatgtatagtaAAAGCCCTGTTTTGCTGTTTCTCTTGtgtttagttattatatttttatactcatCTGTTATGCTCATAATTTTAATGCTACTTTCTCTATCTGTATGGTATTTTATAGCTTTAACC contains these protein-coding regions:
- the LOC123656682 gene encoding rac GTPase-activating protein 1 translates to MSTESSDTGASIALSLVAQFDDINRLNNVLNDGASEECFLAFVKQMEWVRTQWAAAEAEAARLQTELDEALKTLSKWEAKFAHVRKLLDGEKRERNIVMKKYNELSKLLDMARDLLFNDNRAKLNNETLQKLAFLNGTAQQDHNAKLNGVPELNSTGTLLSEMSYSRSEDDLDLSLASTRRSWVQRGGWTARENPPANKKRRSSTSSATKTVELQGGKVLATATTTLTLERATATHDLKPPQNFQPISESSDEGPPARKSATRLSGRVVPKQECTPSAPPMSESESAPETPRAQPQRTPSVVSAAYGGSPRIRPRQHNFVAKNFYKRETCGPCGKTIKFAKVGVKCEQCRAQAHPECRSLLPLPCVPPGRVNSTQEGSIADFAPSTPPMVPALLVHCINEVEKRGLNERGIYRISAVEKDVKRLKERFLRGCGSPQLSTEDIHIVCGCIKDFIRSLREPLVSSALWADFMDAAKLSEPADATAAIIQAVSQLPQPNRDTLAFLVLHLQKVAESPECEMGIDNLAKIFGPTVVGYGMMTQAAEMYTATAQMFNVMQLLLRLPGDYWAQWACAPASPAGRPRGFFFSPADTGVSRKKRNYFQ